A genomic segment from Tuwongella immobilis encodes:
- a CDS encoding DNA alkylation repair protein produces MAERRGASSPKNVPAEIRAQLEAGTLETATLAESLAVNLFTLLRNVAEDAPIDDWEREFGDQKIVGRTSGIGRRLAEQFGESAITRFGKHSSDLVRGWVPFVIAAIPGWSLEQRLMHLQPLADDPHFGVREWAWMAMRPHLAEDLPTAIRLLTSWTAHPSANVRRFAVEATRPRGVWCAHLTALKDDPEPGRVLLDPLYADPTKYVQDSVANWLNDAAKSAPNWVRALTADWLTRSDAPATARIVKRALRSLD; encoded by the coding sequence GTGGCGGAACGACGTGGGGCATCGTCGCCGAAAAACGTACCCGCTGAGATTCGAGCGCAACTCGAAGCGGGGACGCTGGAAACGGCAACGCTGGCAGAGTCGCTGGCGGTGAATCTCTTTACGCTGCTACGCAATGTGGCCGAGGATGCGCCCATCGATGATTGGGAACGCGAGTTCGGCGACCAGAAGATTGTCGGGCGAACGTCTGGAATCGGTCGCCGATTGGCCGAGCAATTTGGCGAGTCGGCCATCACGCGATTCGGGAAGCATTCGAGCGATCTGGTGCGTGGCTGGGTGCCGTTCGTGATCGCCGCCATTCCAGGATGGTCGTTGGAGCAACGGCTGATGCACCTGCAGCCGCTGGCCGATGATCCCCATTTCGGCGTGCGCGAATGGGCGTGGATGGCGATGCGTCCGCATCTCGCGGAGGATCTGCCGACGGCGATTCGGCTGCTGACATCGTGGACCGCTCATCCCTCGGCGAATGTGCGTCGGTTTGCCGTCGAAGCGACTCGACCGCGCGGTGTCTGGTGTGCCCATCTGACCGCGCTGAAAGACGATCCGGAACCGGGACGAGTGCTGCTCGATCCGCTGTATGCCGATCCAACCAAATATGTGCAAGATAGTGTGGCCAACTGGCTGAACGATGCCGCGAAATCGGCACCGAATTGGGTTCGTGCCTTGACCGCCGATTGGCTGACGCGAAGCGATGCGCCGGCCACGGCTCGAATTGTCAAACGGGCACTGCGATCCCTGGATTGA
- a CDS encoding alpha/beta fold hydrolase, producing the protein MDEIESIWRTFLTPPATREMQREADLAQSARQMTVAHEEMQIQAYSWGSGPRVMLVHGWGSRATHYFALIPMLVEMGFEVVAFDAPAHGRSTGDICSAPAISRALVAVVNSSGPVDAIVGHSLGGLSASMAIFRGMLVRRAVFLAPCCDIAPSVIDFASRSGMSAEGQAEFVRIFRTEFDGQLGSIGDLLAGKSLPMLLLHDPDDPDTPFHLTESLGKSRPDAVLQPLAGAGHRGIMRHKSMLAAVGDFLRPLRDESNPPHAFGEEKGG; encoded by the coding sequence ATGGACGAAATCGAATCCATTTGGCGAACCTTTCTCACTCCGCCGGCGACGCGGGAAATGCAACGCGAAGCCGATCTCGCACAATCGGCCCGACAAATGACCGTCGCTCACGAAGAGATGCAAATCCAAGCGTATTCGTGGGGTTCCGGGCCGCGGGTGATGCTGGTCCACGGGTGGGGCAGCCGAGCGACGCACTATTTTGCGCTGATTCCGATGTTGGTGGAAATGGGATTCGAAGTCGTCGCGTTTGATGCGCCCGCACATGGGCGATCGACCGGCGACATCTGTTCGGCCCCGGCGATCTCGCGGGCATTGGTCGCTGTCGTGAATTCGAGCGGGCCGGTGGATGCGATCGTCGGCCACTCGTTGGGTGGGTTATCGGCATCGATGGCGATTTTTCGCGGAATGTTGGTGCGCCGTGCGGTGTTTCTCGCGCCCTGCTGCGACATTGCGCCGAGTGTGATCGATTTCGCGAGTCGATCGGGAATGTCGGCTGAGGGGCAGGCCGAATTCGTTCGCATCTTCCGAACGGAATTTGATGGTCAATTGGGGAGTATTGGCGATTTGCTGGCAGGGAAGTCGCTGCCGATGTTGCTGCTGCACGATCCGGATGATCCGGATACGCCGTTCCACTTGACGGAATCGCTGGGGAAGAGTCGGCCCGATGCGGTGCTGCAACCCCTTGCGGGGGCAGGGCATCGGGGGATTATGCGGCACAAATCGATGCTCGCGGCGGTGGGCGATTTCCTTCGACCGTTGCGGGACGAATCAAATCCACCCCATGCGTTTGGAGAAGAAAAAGGCGGATAA
- a CDS encoding sulfite exporter TauE/SafE family protein, which translates to MDFLQTHLPLAIAAILGGMMNAVAGGGTLLTFPALVGVLTTQTGSLDLASKLANGTSTVSLLPGSLASAWGYRKEVQEGRQLLLWLIVPSIIGGAIGTLLVTELPAAIFGAAVPWLVLVAAILFALQKPLKRWILSGKPTPAATPTPDSPTIPTESAGIAGASLQLKLGVVMAQLLISIYGGYFGAGIGILMLTALSFMPLRDIHQMNALKTIFASIINGTSVVLFIRSGDIEWAYVPTMATGAILGGYFGARIARKLPDSLVRGTVIFIGFGLSAFFFSKRMGWI; encoded by the coding sequence ATGGATTTTCTGCAAACCCATCTCCCACTTGCGATTGCGGCCATTCTTGGCGGAATGATGAACGCCGTCGCAGGTGGTGGAACCTTGCTGACGTTTCCCGCACTCGTTGGCGTTCTCACGACGCAAACCGGGAGTTTGGACCTCGCCTCCAAACTGGCCAATGGCACCAGCACGGTATCGCTGTTGCCGGGTTCATTGGCCAGCGCGTGGGGGTACCGCAAAGAAGTCCAAGAAGGCCGACAATTGCTGTTGTGGCTAATCGTGCCGAGCATCATTGGCGGGGCCATTGGCACGCTGTTGGTTACGGAATTGCCGGCGGCGATTTTCGGCGCAGCGGTCCCCTGGTTGGTCTTGGTCGCGGCAATTCTCTTCGCCCTACAAAAGCCGCTCAAGCGTTGGATTCTTTCCGGAAAACCGACGCCAGCAGCGACACCGACTCCCGATTCGCCGACGATTCCGACCGAGTCCGCAGGAATCGCCGGAGCAAGTTTGCAACTAAAATTGGGCGTGGTCATGGCCCAACTGCTGATTTCCATTTATGGCGGCTACTTTGGTGCGGGAATCGGCATTCTCATGCTCACCGCACTATCGTTTATGCCGCTGCGGGACATTCATCAAATGAATGCCCTCAAGACCATCTTTGCTTCGATTATCAACGGCACATCGGTCGTGTTGTTCATCCGAAGTGGTGACATTGAATGGGCTTACGTCCCGACGATGGCGACCGGAGCGATTCTCGGCGGCTACTTTGGAGCACGCATCGCCCGAAAGTTGCCGGATTCGCTGGTGCGGGGTACCGTCATTTTCATCGGCTTTGGATTATCCGCCTTTTTCTTCTCCAAACGCATGGGGTGGATTTGA
- a CDS encoding zinc-dependent alcohol dehydrogenase: MKARQATVVNPYEVEIREVTLPDPAPNQILVEAEATAISAGTELAVYTGTHQWLHDPNLPDWKFPFRSGYSAAGRIVAVGKDITGWQPGDRVSYPGNHASAELLTMGHERGRLWKLPEGLDGKKAALACIARYGLGASIRAGLTLGRTAAVLGLGIIGQFATRCLVAAGAYPVIGIDSVPMRRQAVTAGGAHHTIDPSVSDPLAKLTELLGTRGAEIIVDATGIPDAIPTAMRLACDAGQVIVVGSPRGRAREVNFYDDLHRRYIEVSGAHGNMLFEPAHTRLNGAWDINKAQKWLLGVLASGRLNLDGLVTHVIQPAAIQSAYEGLLKDKDNYLGVIVDWQA, translated from the coding sequence ATGAAAGCTCGTCAAGCCACGGTCGTCAATCCGTATGAAGTCGAGATCCGCGAAGTCACGTTGCCGGACCCGGCACCGAATCAGATTCTGGTCGAAGCCGAAGCGACCGCAATCAGCGCTGGCACCGAACTGGCGGTCTACACCGGTACGCATCAATGGCTTCATGATCCGAATTTACCGGATTGGAAGTTTCCGTTCCGCTCGGGATATTCCGCCGCCGGTCGGATCGTCGCGGTCGGCAAAGACATCACGGGTTGGCAACCAGGTGATCGGGTGAGTTATCCCGGCAATCACGCCTCCGCAGAATTGCTGACCATGGGTCACGAACGCGGACGCTTGTGGAAATTGCCCGAAGGCTTAGACGGCAAGAAAGCCGCGCTCGCCTGCATCGCCCGATATGGCCTGGGAGCATCGATCCGCGCGGGGCTGACGCTCGGACGAACCGCCGCCGTGCTGGGATTGGGCATCATCGGCCAATTCGCCACGCGCTGTCTGGTGGCAGCGGGAGCGTATCCGGTGATTGGCATCGATAGCGTGCCGATGCGTCGCCAAGCTGTGACTGCCGGTGGCGCTCACCATACCATCGACCCCAGCGTCAGCGATCCACTGGCCAAGCTCACCGAATTGCTCGGCACCCGCGGCGCGGAAATCATCGTCGATGCCACCGGAATCCCCGACGCCATCCCGACCGCCATGCGACTGGCCTGCGATGCCGGCCAGGTGATTGTTGTCGGCTCGCCTCGCGGTCGTGCCCGAGAAGTGAATTTTTACGACGATTTGCATCGCCGCTACATCGAAGTGAGTGGAGCCCATGGCAACATGCTGTTCGAGCCGGCCCATACGCGGCTGAACGGTGCCTGGGACATCAACAAAGCCCAGAAGTGGCTGCTGGGTGTACTGGCGAGCGGTCGTCTGAATCTGGATGGATTGGTGACACATGTCATTCAGCCCGCCGCGATTCAGTCCGCATATGAAGGACTTCTCAAAGACAAAGACAACTATCTGGGTGTCATTGTCGATTGGCAGGCATAA